A window of Pseudodesulfovibrio hydrargyri contains these coding sequences:
- a CDS encoding chemotaxis protein has protein sequence MATQSTDILLEAGTNELEIVEFYLEEEPKASDEAEPNQEEQVLEEGHKPSRKGFYGVNVAKVLEIIRMPKVTEMPEVSHPAVLGAFNLRSRIIPLLDLSIWLKKKRVENEPPKVIVTEFNQVTSAFMVSGVTRIHRISWEDVEAPNKYVSALSSESITGVVKFDDRIVFILDLERIVSELNPAMRLQFDDNFELDGYSGYKALIADDSPLIREMIRDMLGQAGFQVEKTNNGRECWDRLVEIKKRAQEEERPITDYVQVLVSDIEMPMMDGHHLCKRVKEDPVLRDLPVILFSSLITDKLRHRGETVGADDQVSKPEITYLARRAAALIEARKAR, from the coding sequence ATGGCCACCCAGTCCACCGACATCCTGCTTGAAGCGGGCACCAATGAATTGGAAATCGTCGAGTTCTACCTCGAGGAGGAACCCAAGGCGTCCGACGAAGCCGAACCCAACCAGGAAGAGCAGGTCCTTGAAGAGGGCCACAAACCGAGCCGCAAGGGCTTTTACGGCGTGAACGTGGCCAAGGTGCTCGAGATCATCCGCATGCCCAAGGTCACGGAGATGCCCGAGGTCTCGCACCCGGCGGTGCTCGGGGCCTTCAACCTGCGCTCCCGGATCATCCCCCTGCTCGACCTGTCCATCTGGCTCAAGAAGAAGCGCGTGGAGAACGAGCCGCCCAAGGTCATCGTCACCGAATTCAACCAGGTAACCTCGGCCTTCATGGTCTCGGGCGTGACCCGCATCCACCGCATCTCCTGGGAGGACGTGGAAGCGCCCAACAAGTACGTGTCCGCCCTGTCGTCCGAGTCCATCACCGGCGTGGTCAAGTTCGACGACCGCATCGTCTTCATCCTCGACCTGGAACGCATCGTCTCGGAACTCAACCCGGCCATGCGCCTGCAGTTCGACGACAACTTCGAGCTCGACGGCTACTCCGGGTACAAGGCGCTCATCGCCGACGACTCGCCGCTCATCCGCGAGATGATCCGCGACATGCTCGGCCAGGCCGGGTTCCAGGTGGAAAAGACCAACAACGGCCGGGAATGCTGGGACCGTCTGGTGGAGATCAAGAAGCGCGCCCAGGAAGAGGAGCGTCCGATCACCGACTACGTCCAGGTCCTGGTCTCGGACATCGAGATGCCCATGATGGACGGCCACCACCTGTGCAAACGCGTCAAGGAGGACCCGGTCCTGCGCGACCTGCCGGTCATCCTTTTCTCCTCGCTGATCACCGACAAGCTCCGCCACCGGGGCGAGACGGTGGGCGCCGACGACCAGGTCTCCAAACCGGAGATTACGTATTTGGCGCGCCGGGCCGCGGCGCTCATTGAGGCGAGGAAGGCAAGATAG
- a CDS encoding tRNA dihydrouridine synthase, whose protein sequence is MTRFSITPDSPWLAPLAGYSDLPFRMLVRQYGCGPACSEMVSVKGMAFKNSGTRRLIATCPEDDPMVLQLFGSEPEYFPPVMEKLVGMGYRNFDLNAGCPVRKVLKSGSGVQLMEDLDKLVELAAIMVTKAAEHPEGGRVGVKFRLGFNKGEEVFLDLARRLEGVGVDWVTMHPRYGRQMFAGRANWAKLAELKRAVSIPVIGSGDLFSAEDGARCIEETGIDAIMFARGALYDPSIFARYVALRQGAPLPVRDGAFLAGIVREHIRLTRLFEGDGRSFRKIRSIIPRYAKGLRGIRSLRASLLQCETWEDLERAADVIRDLEPADPDTPWPPVDEICQ, encoded by the coding sequence ATGACCCGTTTTTCCATCACCCCCGACTCCCCGTGGCTGGCCCCCCTGGCCGGCTATTCCGACCTGCCCTTCCGCATGCTCGTGCGCCAGTACGGCTGCGGCCCGGCCTGCTCCGAGATGGTCTCGGTCAAGGGCATGGCCTTCAAGAACTCCGGCACCCGCCGCCTCATCGCCACCTGCCCGGAGGACGACCCCATGGTCCTCCAGCTGTTCGGGTCCGAGCCTGAGTATTTCCCGCCGGTCATGGAGAAACTGGTCGGCATGGGCTACCGCAATTTCGATCTCAACGCGGGCTGCCCGGTGCGCAAGGTCCTCAAGTCCGGCTCCGGGGTCCAGCTCATGGAGGACCTCGACAAGCTGGTCGAACTGGCCGCCATCATGGTGACCAAGGCGGCCGAGCATCCCGAGGGCGGCCGCGTGGGCGTCAAATTCCGCCTGGGCTTCAACAAGGGCGAGGAGGTCTTCCTCGACCTGGCCAGACGGCTGGAAGGCGTCGGCGTCGACTGGGTGACCATGCACCCGCGCTACGGCAGGCAGATGTTCGCGGGCCGGGCCAACTGGGCCAAGCTGGCCGAGCTGAAGCGGGCCGTGTCCATCCCGGTCATCGGGTCCGGCGACCTGTTCTCGGCCGAGGACGGCGCGCGGTGCATCGAGGAGACCGGCATCGACGCGATCATGTTCGCCCGTGGCGCGCTCTACGATCCGTCCATCTTCGCCCGGTACGTCGCCCTGCGCCAAGGCGCGCCCCTGCCCGTGCGCGACGGCGCGTTCCTGGCCGGGATCGTGCGCGAGCACATCCGCCTGACGCGACTTTTCGAAGGCGACGGGCGCTCCTTCCGCAAAATCCGCTCCATCATTCCCCGCTACGCCAAGGGACTCAGGGGCATCCGCTCCCTGCGCGCCTCCCTGCTGCAGTGCGAGACCTGGGAAGACCTGGAGCGGGCGGCGGACGTCATCCGGGACCTGGAACCGGCCGATCCGGATACCCCCTGGCCGCCTGTTGACGAGATTTGCCAATAG
- a CDS encoding substrate-binding periplasmic protein produces the protein MLPAVLIWAVLVWAVPSPAQAEDLVILTHDLTGQAETDPDTGELHGIEHAGKRAFNLEAVREIMTAVGVETRIREVSFAQGMDALASRPDAAFFNVYRTPQREARFKWVGPLQREVDYLYGLKGSAIGDLDAARSVSAICAVEGSQHHTVLLERGFTNVVAAPTYGECFARLKSGDADLAVSSDETLIQKLHAADIPASDIRRVPEPLVQSAGYIAFSPQVDDEVIHRWQAALNGLIASGRFQTLYDRYYER, from the coding sequence TTGCTTCCGGCCGTCCTGATCTGGGCCGTTCTCGTTTGGGCCGTCCCCTCCCCCGCCCAGGCCGAGGATCTGGTCATCCTGACCCACGACCTGACGGGCCAGGCCGAGACCGATCCGGACACGGGCGAGTTGCACGGCATCGAGCACGCGGGCAAGCGGGCCTTCAACCTGGAGGCGGTCCGCGAGATCATGACCGCCGTGGGCGTCGAGACCCGTATCCGCGAGGTCTCCTTTGCCCAGGGCATGGACGCCCTCGCCTCCCGGCCCGACGCGGCCTTTTTCAACGTCTACCGGACGCCGCAGCGCGAGGCGCGCTTCAAGTGGGTCGGCCCGCTCCAGCGCGAGGTGGACTACCTGTACGGCCTCAAGGGATCCGCCATCGGCGACCTGGACGCGGCCAGGTCGGTCTCGGCCATCTGCGCCGTGGAGGGCAGCCAGCACCACACGGTCCTGCTGGAGCGCGGGTTCACCAACGTGGTCGCCGCACCGACGTACGGCGAGTGCTTCGCCCGGCTCAAATCCGGCGACGCCGACCTGGCCGTGTCCTCGGACGAAACTCTGATCCAGAAGCTCCACGCCGCGGACATCCCGGCCTCGGACATCCGCCGCGTGCCCGAGCCCCTGGTCCAGTCCGCGGGCTACATCGCCTTTTCGCCCCAGGTGGACGACGAGGTCATCCACCGCTGGCAGGCCGCCCTGAACGGACTGATCGCCTCGGGCCGGTTCCAGACCCTGTACGACCGCTACTACGAACGCTGA
- the tuf gene encoding elongation factor Tu has translation MGKAKFERSKPHVNIGTIGHIDHGKTTLTAAITKLAHMAGHGEYVAFDEIDKAPEEKERGITIATAHVEYETESRHYAHVDCPGHADYIKNMITGAAQMDGAILVCAATDGPMPQTREHILLARQVGVPAMVVFMNKCDMVDDEELLELVELEIRELLSKYEFPGDDIPVIQGSALKALECDSADDPAAKPIYDLLAACDSYIPEPERDIDMPFLMPVEDVFSISGRGTVITGRVERGIVKVGDEVEIIGIKPTIKTTCTGVEMFRKLLDQGQAGDNVGLLIRGVKREEVERGQVAAKPGSITPHTKFKAEVYVLSKDEGGRHTPFFTGYRPQFYFRTTDITGVVTLAEGVEMVMPGDNATFNVEMIHPIAMEVGLRFAIREGGRTVGAGVVTEIVE, from the coding sequence ATGGGTAAAGCTAAATTTGAACGTAGCAAGCCTCACGTTAACATCGGCACCATCGGTCACATCGACCATGGCAAGACCACGCTGACCGCCGCCATCACCAAGCTGGCCCACATGGCCGGTCACGGCGAGTACGTTGCCTTCGACGAGATCGACAAGGCTCCTGAAGAGAAAGAGCGCGGCATCACCATCGCCACCGCCCACGTCGAGTACGAGACCGAGTCCCGTCACTACGCCCACGTGGACTGCCCCGGTCACGCCGATTACATCAAGAACATGATCACCGGTGCCGCCCAGATGGACGGCGCTATTCTGGTCTGCGCCGCCACCGACGGTCCCATGCCCCAGACCCGTGAGCACATCCTGCTCGCCCGTCAGGTCGGCGTGCCCGCCATGGTCGTCTTCATGAACAAGTGCGACATGGTCGACGACGAGGAGCTGCTGGAACTGGTCGAGCTCGAGATTCGCGAGCTGCTGTCCAAGTACGAATTCCCCGGCGACGACATTCCGGTCATCCAGGGTTCCGCCCTGAAGGCCCTGGAGTGCGATTCCGCCGACGATCCGGCCGCCAAGCCCATCTATGATCTGCTGGCCGCCTGCGACTCCTACATCCCCGAGCCCGAGCGCGACATCGACATGCCGTTCCTGATGCCCGTCGAGGACGTCTTCTCCATCTCCGGCCGTGGTACCGTTATCACCGGTCGTGTGGAGCGCGGCATCGTCAAGGTCGGTGACGAAGTCGAAATCATCGGCATCAAGCCCACCATCAAGACCACCTGCACCGGCGTCGAGATGTTCCGCAAGCTGCTTGACCAGGGCCAGGCCGGCGACAACGTCGGTCTGCTGATCCGCGGCGTGAAGCGCGAGGAAGTGGAGCGTGGCCAGGTTGCCGCCAAGCCCGGTTCCATCACCCCGCACACCAAGTTCAAGGCCGAGGTCTACGTCCTGTCCAAGGACGAGGGCGGCCGCCACACCCCGTTCTTCACCGGCTACCGTCCGCAGTTCTACTTCCGGACGACCGACATCACCGGTGTCGTCACCCTGGCTGAGGGCGTCGAGATGGTCATGCCCGGCGACAACGCAACCTTCAACGTCGAGATGATCCACCCGATCGCCATGGAAGTCGGCCTGCGCTTCGCCATCCGCGAGGGCGGCCGCACCGTCGGCGCCGGTGTCGTCACCGAGATCGTGGAGTAA
- the rpmG gene encoding 50S ribosomal protein L33, translating to MRVNIQLQCTECKRKNYATQKNKKNTTGRLEVSKYCPWDKKHTVHKESK from the coding sequence ATGCGAGTCAACATTCAGCTGCAGTGCACCGAGTGCAAGCGTAAGAACTACGCTACGCAGAAGAACAAGAAGAACACTACCGGACGCCTGGAAGTGAGCAAGTATTGTCCCTGGGACAAGAAGCACACGGTCCACAAAGAGTCCAAGTAG
- the secE gene encoding preprotein translocase subunit SecE, with protein MAKKKGKKAAEKQAVQSPAAGLKGKIKEFIEFFEESKVEIKKVVWPTRKETVTTCIAVLVVSVVIALYLGVVDLALSKIVEAILS; from the coding sequence ATGGCCAAAAAGAAAGGCAAGAAGGCCGCTGAAAAGCAGGCCGTACAGTCCCCGGCAGCCGGTCTGAAGGGCAAGATCAAGGAATTCATCGAGTTCTTTGAGGAGTCCAAGGTCGAGATCAAGAAAGTGGTCTGGCCGACCCGCAAGGAGACCGTCACCACGTGCATCGCCGTGCTGGTCGTTTCCGTGGTCATCGCTCTCTACCTGGGCGTGGTCGACCTGGCGCTCTCGAAGATTGTCGAGGCCATCCTCTCCTAG
- the nusG gene encoding transcription termination/antitermination protein NusG, whose protein sequence is MDATMEHAAPRARWYIVHTYSGFEQRVEQTVREMMRTGQDKGLIEEVVMPTEKIVEMVKGERKTSTRKFYPGYIMIKMILTDDSWHLIQSIPRVTGFVGGKNRPTPMRDSEAENILNMMESRQEKPRPKFNFERGDEVRVIDGPFSGFNGVVEEVNYDKGKLKVSVSIFGRQTPVELDFVQVDKG, encoded by the coding sequence ATGGATGCCACAATGGAACACGCAGCGCCTCGTGCACGCTGGTACATAGTCCACACCTACTCGGGATTCGAGCAGAGGGTGGAACAGACCGTGCGTGAAATGATGCGCACCGGACAGGACAAGGGCCTCATCGAGGAGGTTGTCATGCCCACCGAAAAGATCGTCGAGATGGTCAAAGGTGAGCGCAAGACTTCCACCCGCAAGTTCTATCCGGGATACATCATGATCAAGATGATCCTGACCGACGATTCCTGGCACCTCATCCAGTCCATCCCGCGCGTGACAGGATTCGTCGGCGGCAAGAACCGCCCGACGCCCATGCGCGACAGCGAGGCGGAGAACATCCTCAACATGATGGAAAGCCGTCAGGAAAAGCCCCGTCCGAAGTTCAACTTCGAGCGCGGCGACGAGGTCCGGGTCATCGACGGCCCGTTTTCCGGCTTCAACGGTGTTGTGGAAGAAGTCAATTACGACAAGGGCAAGCTCAAAGTATCCGTCTCTATTTTCGGGCGTCAGACTCCTGTGGAGCTTGATTTTGTCCAGGTGGACAAGGGATAG
- the rplK gene encoding 50S ribosomal protein L11, whose translation MAKKELGKIKLQIPAGSANPSPPVGPALGQHGVNIMEFCKAFNAKTQDQKGLIIPVVITVYADRSFDFITKTPPAAVLLLKAAKLEKGSGEPNKTKVGKVTKAQIKEIAELKMADLNANDIENAMRQIEGTARSMGLDVKA comes from the coding sequence ATGGCTAAGAAAGAATTAGGAAAGATCAAACTGCAGATCCCCGCGGGCTCCGCCAACCCCTCTCCGCCGGTCGGTCCGGCGCTGGGTCAGCACGGCGTGAACATCATGGAATTCTGCAAGGCGTTCAACGCCAAGACGCAGGACCAGAAAGGCCTGATCATCCCGGTGGTCATCACCGTGTACGCGGACCGTTCCTTCGACTTCATCACCAAGACCCCTCCGGCGGCGGTGCTCCTGCTCAAGGCCGCCAAGCTTGAGAAGGGCTCCGGTGAACCGAACAAGACCAAGGTCGGCAAGGTCACCAAGGCCCAGATCAAAGAGATCGCCGAGTTGAAGATGGCTGACTTGAACGCCAATGACATCGAGAACGCCATGCGTCAGATTGAGGGCACCGCCCGCAGCATGGGCCTCGACGTCAAGGCCTAG
- the rplA gene encoding 50S ribosomal protein L1 has product MPKHGKKYRNAVGDHDTAVRVDVEEGVKAAVAAAFAKFDETVDVAINLGVDPKYSDQMIRGAVSLPNGLGKDIRVAVFCKGEKENEAKEAGADYYGSDDLVEKIQSGWLEFDKAVATPDMMAVVGKIGRVLGPRGLMPNAKTGTVTMDVAKAVSELKAGKVEFKVDKAGVLHAPIGKVSFGPDKLLENLKALLDSVMRLKPSSAKGTYMKALAVSSTMGPGVKIDPLTVRKFLEA; this is encoded by the coding sequence ATGCCTAAGCATGGAAAAAAATACCGCAACGCCGTGGGTGATCACGACACCGCCGTGCGTGTTGATGTCGAAGAGGGCGTGAAGGCCGCCGTTGCCGCCGCCTTTGCCAAGTTCGACGAGACCGTGGACGTGGCCATCAACCTCGGCGTCGATCCCAAGTACTCCGATCAGATGATTCGTGGTGCCGTCTCCCTGCCCAACGGGCTGGGCAAGGACATCCGCGTGGCCGTCTTCTGCAAGGGGGAAAAGGAGAACGAGGCCAAGGAAGCCGGTGCCGACTACTACGGTTCCGACGATCTGGTCGAGAAGATTCAGTCCGGCTGGCTCGAGTTCGACAAGGCCGTGGCCACCCCTGACATGATGGCCGTGGTCGGCAAGATCGGCCGCGTGCTCGGCCCCCGAGGCCTGATGCCCAACGCCAAGACCGGCACCGTGACCATGGATGTGGCCAAGGCCGTCAGCGAGCTCAAGGCCGGTAAGGTCGAGTTCAAGGTCGACAAGGCCGGCGTGCTGCACGCCCCCATCGGCAAGGTCTCGTTTGGTCCGGACAAGCTCCTGGAGAACCTCAAGGCCCTGCTGGACTCCGTCATGCGCCTCAAGCCCTCCTCCGCGAAGGGCACCTACATGAAGGCGCTGGCTGTTTCCTCCACCATGGGCCCGGGCGTCAAGATCGATCCCCTGACCGTCCGCAAGTTCCTGGAAGCCTAG
- the rplJ gene encoding 50S ribosomal protein L10, with translation MNRQEKAQIIEQLHEKASRASIAVVTDFKGMSVEEMTQLRAKCFEIGVDYQVVKNTLARLALNDTDHGVLSEHLKENCAIALGYDDPVALAKALADYAKTNKKFAMRFGTLEGQFLDSDAVKELSKMPSKPELLSSLLGTMQAVPRNFVCLFANIERKFLYALTAIKEQKEAA, from the coding sequence ATGAACAGGCAAGAAAAAGCCCAGATCATCGAGCAGCTGCACGAAAAAGCTTCGCGCGCCAGCATCGCCGTCGTCACCGATTTCAAGGGCATGTCCGTCGAGGAAATGACCCAGTTGCGCGCCAAGTGCTTCGAAATCGGCGTCGATTACCAAGTCGTCAAGAATACCCTGGCCCGGTTGGCTCTCAATGACACTGATCACGGTGTATTGAGCGAACATCTGAAAGAGAACTGCGCCATTGCGCTCGGATACGACGATCCCGTCGCCCTTGCCAAGGCGCTGGCCGATTACGCCAAGACGAACAAGAAGTTCGCCATGCGTTTCGGTACTCTGGAAGGCCAGTTTCTTGACAGCGACGCAGTGAAGGAACTCTCCAAGATGCCCAGCAAGCCTGAGCTCTTGAGTTCCCTTCTCGGCACCATGCAGGCCGTACCTCGCAATTTCGTCTGTCTGTTCGCCAACATCGAGCGCAAGTTCCTGTATGCCTTGACCGCCATCAAGGAACAGAAGGAAGCCGCGTAA
- the rplL gene encoding 50S ribosomal protein L7/L12, which produces MADITKEQVVEFIGNMTVLELSEFIKELEDVFGVEAAAPAVAVAAAPAAGGDAAAEEEKTEFDVVLTGAGSNKIAVIKAVRGITGLGLKEAKALVDEAPKTLKEGVSKDEADEAAKQLQEAGAEVEVK; this is translated from the coding sequence ATGGCTGATATCACCAAAGAACAGGTTGTCGAATTCATCGGCAACATGACCGTCCTGGAACTGTCCGAATTCATCAAAGAGCTCGAAGACGTCTTCGGTGTCGAGGCCGCTGCCCCGGCCGTCGCCGTTGCCGCCGCTCCGGCCGCTGGCGGCGACGCCGCCGCCGAGGAAGAGAAGACCGAGTTCGACGTCGTCCTGACCGGTGCCGGCAGCAACAAGATCGCCGTCATCAAGGCCGTCCGCGGCATCACCGGCCTGGGCCTGAAGGAAGCCAAGGCTCTGGTCGACGAAGCTCCGAAGACCCTGAAGGAAGGCGTGTCCAAGGACGAGGCTGACGAGGCTGCCAAGCAGCTGCAGGAAGCTGGCGCCGAAGTTGAAGTTAAGTAA